The genomic interval CGTGCAGACCCTCCCCATACTTGTTTTAGCCGATGGTCAGCCAGATCGGTTTGTACTCAGTGGCAACACCAGCAGTTCCATGACACCATCCTACCTTTCCTTCGGTTGCGTCCGTGTCGATGGTGTTGACCGCCCCCGCAACATCCGAGCTCTGCTCATAGGCATTCCCGGTCCCAGTAGTTTCCTGCACCAAGACAATCCCAAGGCCCGTGGTCTGAAACCAGGCGTAGTAAGCCGCTGTAACCACAATTCTCGGAATACCGACAGGTTGCGTCACTGTGGTACTCTCAATCACATCATTGTACGGACTGTGAATCAGGCTAAACTCCGAAGATGTGGTCAAAGCCGTGTTGATAGGCTCGTCAAGACTGATGACAATCGAAATTCCTGTAGTAGTGATGGCCGTATTGCTGGCAATCTCGTAATACTGCCCTTCACCAGCCGCATCGTTGATTTGAAGCTGTCCGCCCTTCAGTTCATCCGCAAGAATAGCAGTCCCGGCGGTCACGGTAAGGGTCAACTGCCTGTCGCCTACCGCAGCGGCAACCGCAGCCAAATTGACATGCGCAGCAGCACAATCAGCACTGACAGCCAGTTTCCCGGCAGACAGGTTGCTTGCACCCGCCCTCCCATACCGATACATAACCCCCTTGTAAAACCGGGGCTCTCCTACAATGTGCAGGCGAGTCGAGGACTGCGAAAACACATCCTGTTTCCATCCTGCCACCTTAAAGTCGTTATTCATAATATTATTCTCCTTAAATCAGGAAGTTATAGGTTTAGGTCAAGTTACTGTGAGCCGCATGGGACTTTCTGTTGTTGACCACCATATTGCCGTCGAAGAAAATCTTCATCGTCTTGTCGTTCGCACTGTTCGGTATTTTCTCCCACTTGGTTCTCATGTAGTAGCCCTGCTGATGCACGGCAAATCCCACATGATTCTCGTTGATGGCAAACAGATACCCGCTCGGACAATAATCGTCCGGGAAGAAACTGGCCCCTTCAAACTCGACACCCGTAAACGATGCCTTGGCCGTCCTTTCATCCTTCACAAAACGCTGCTGAAGCTGAAGAATGCTGACCACCACATTGTAAAGCGTTTCAGTGGTGACAAGCATACCCGCCCGGCCACGCGCCCCGTCTCTGACCTTGCACAAAGTCCGAAGATCCCTCAGAACATCAAGGGAAATACCCTCGGCTGTGGCGGTTCGATGACCTTGCCACGGAAACGAACCGTCCGCTGACACAAGGTCGGCTTCCTGCAAGTTACCGTAAGCCGTGGTTGTGGTTTCGTGACAACAT from Bacillota bacterium carries:
- a CDS encoding phage major capsid protein, which translates into the protein MLYSNATVYRIDMLKNAGDYAQVQLVKQRVGGAQKSLTNLLAGSIYDEPGGDSERLTGLRACCHETTTTAYGNLQEADLVSADGSFPWQGHRTATAEGISLDVLRDLRTLCKVRDGARGRAGMLVTTETLYNVVVSILQLQQRFVKDERTAKASFTGVEFEGASFFPDDYCPSGYLFAINENHVGFAVHQQGYYMRTKWEKIPNSANDKTMKIFFDGNMVVNNRKSHAAHSNLT